The following is a genomic window from Flavobacteriales bacterium.
GCTGCTGGCCACGGAGCCGATCCGCTCGCGCGACTGCCTGCCGCTGTACATCACCCCCATGGTGAACGAGGACAAGCTGGTGAAGAAGAGCGGCTGGCACAAGGTGAACGGCGTGATCGAGGCCGCGGGCGGCGAGCGCTTCGTGCTGGTCGGCAACTTTTACAGCGACGAGGCCACGCAGCATGAGCGCTTTCCCGAGGGCGAGCGCGGCGCCTACTACTTCGTGGACGATGTGAACGTGCGGGTGGCGCCGCCGGGCAGTGCGTTGAGCCCCAAGCCCAGTGAGAGCGTACCGCCGCCGCCCAAGGTGCGCGTGGCCGACCACGCCGGCACGGCCCAGGTGGAGCTGCCACGCGTGGAACCCGAGGTGGGCAAGAGCATCGTGCTGGACCATATCTTCTTCGACTTCGACAAGGCCGATTTGAAGCCCGAGAGCCACGCCGAGCTGGAGAAGGTGGTGCACCTGCTCACCGACTACCCGCACATGCGCATCGAGATCGGCGCGCACACCGACGACCAGGGCAGCGAGGCCTACAACATCCGCCTGAGCAACGACCGCGCAAAGGCCGTGGTGGACCATCTGGTGAAGCAGAAGGTGGACGCCGACCGGCTGAGCTGGAAGGGCTACGGCAAGAGCCGCCCCGTGGCGGACAACAGCAGCGAGGAGGGCCGCGCGCGCAACAGACGCGTCGAGTTCACGGTGCTGGAGCGGTGATCGAGATGCCTGATACCTTCACGCGCCGCCGGTCGTATACCGTCGCCCCATCCATCATGCGCCGCTCCATGCTCGTCACTTTCTTGTTGAGCACCAGCGGGACCATCCTCGCCCAGACCTTTCTCCAGGTCGGGCAGGACATCGATGGCGAGGCCCCGTACGACGGCTCCGGCGTGAGCGTGGCCCTCTCCGCGGACGGCCTGCGGGTGGCCGTGGGTGCGCCGAGCAACAGCGGCAACGGCATGGCGGCGGGGCATGTCCGGGTGTTCGACGACCTGGGCGGCACCTGGGTCCAGGTGGGAGCCGATCTCGATGGCGTCGCCGCAGGCGACGCGTTCGGGTACGTGGTCCTCTCTGGGGACGGCACCCGCCTGGCCGTCGGCGCACCGCGGAACAATGACAACGGAAGTGATGCCGGACATGTGCGTGTGTTCGATGAGAACGGCGGGACCTGGACGCAGGTCGGCGTCACCATTGTTGGTGAAGGGGCCACGGAGTGGTGTGGACAGGCCATCGCCTTGAGCGAGGACGGCACGCGTCTGGCCGTGGGCGCGCAGCTGAACGACGATGGCGCGTACCAAGGCGGGCACATCCGCGTGTTCGACGAGGTGGCCGGTGCCTGGGTGCAGGTGGGGCCCGACATCCTGGGTCAGACCCCGAACGGTGAACTGGGGAAGGCCCTCGCGCTCTCGGCCGATGGTCAGCGGCTGGCCACCTATGCGGACGGGAACGTTCGGGTCCTATCGTTCAACGGCCTT
Proteins encoded in this region:
- a CDS encoding OmpA family protein, producing MVRTALLPALLAAAPLLAQTGLQRTLNADTMPNLVPNPGFEETRRLQCAWTQDATKFNEEVMVGWTSPTETTPDHFSMLSDPGCWSHPGKRTDGRARPHGGVAMAGIKTWGRGNTPTHWHEYLQIELAAPLEAGVRYVAECWVMRASFSNEASNNIGLLLATEPIRSRDCLPLYITPMVNEDKLVKKSGWHKVNGVIEAAGGERFVLVGNFYSDEATQHERFPEGERGAYYFVDDVNVRVAPPGSALSPKPSESVPPPPKVRVADHAGTAQVELPRVEPEVGKSIVLDHIFFDFDKADLKPESHAELEKVVHLLTDYPHMRIEIGAHTDDQGSEAYNIRLSNDRAKAVVDHLVKQKVDADRLSWKGYGKSRPVADNSSEEGRARNRRVEFTVLER